A segment of the Macrobrachium rosenbergii isolate ZJJX-2024 chromosome 8, ASM4041242v1, whole genome shotgun sequence genome:
TATCTTTGTTTGCATATTCTTATTTAAGGCTGATGAAACGGGTAGCCAATTTCCTTAACTAGCCAAACGTAAATGTGAAAAAGGAGGGTGTGAACGgatgtatttatttcttgaaacGTGGGAGATTACAAGACTCAAATGAACGCAAGGAGGTATTTCAAAGTTTGACAGAAAGCCGGAAAAAATATCACCGAACGGAGCAATTTGAAGTTTGCTGATTACCACAAAGTAAATGTAAGAGGTCGAGGCCTTGCGGATGTTACGATACCAAGTAAGTCTGATTGAATATAcgtttatttttactaaattaaCCTCATTTTGTGCTGGCTTGTCGATTAATTCAGGTTTCCCTGAACTAATTCCACAGAAAGGAAAGTCTAAACGGTTTCACTGACGCTCAGGCAGCCGTGGACTTACCCCAAGAGCTATCCACGACCGCCCCTCCACCAGGGGCTCCGCCCTCTTACCAGGACGTCCTTCGGGAAGATAGACGACGTGTCAGAGGTGAGACCTCCAGcctgtattttcatttaccaaATCTAGAAACTAGCTTGAAGTCCTGGGGAATATTCCTGTTTTTGTGCGAACGGAGGAAAAAGTAAGACCGTTGGTAGCTTGAACGATTGTCGAACTTCCAGTGTTATTCGGATGTCATATATTTATACTTCACATCAATATAAAATAACTAACAGAAAGTGCTCAAAATTTTGTCACACGCAAATGAGCTCTACCTGTATGACACTTTGAAACTTGTCATATAACAatgttagaaaaaatagaaatgttaaGATGTATCATGGAAGCAAAGAGGTGATTAACTAGCAAAGAGGTGATTAACTATCATAGTTTAAAAATAACACGTATACGCTTGAGGGGCCATTCATTCGAAACGTagtcagttttaaaattttctgttggTTGTTATGAATGAAGCATAATATACACCTTTCATAAGCAGGATACTACTCTGAACTTTTACGCATACTTTTCATCATTTAACAATATCATTTGTACATTAAAGGTACACCACCCCCAGTACCTGTAAGGCCTCCGACATTAAATGCATCTACACCCGGAAGTGGAGTATTACCAAGACCTTCTCAGTCTCAGCCTCAGCACCGAAGCCAACAGCAGCCACAACAACAAAGAGGCCATCCTAAGCCCCACCAATCACGGGTGCAGTTACCTCCTCGCCCACGGCCTGCAACTCTGTCTCAGCCACCTGCTCCGTCACATAGTCAACCGTCAACACAGCCCCGAAAGATGCTTGCAACCCAAAGTCTGCAACCGCAAACGAAGCCTCAGATGTGTAGTCCTAGCAATAATCAATCACAACCACAGTGTCAGCCTGAGGAGCACTCTCGTGGGCATACGCCTGCTAGCAGTCAACCTCAAAAACCATCTCAGACTGGGATGCCGCCACATGGATATGCATCCCTTAACAATCAGCCTGAGACACAGCCTTCAGCTCAGTCACAGCCTGGTTCCCACTTAAGACATCTTCCTCATCCTAAGACACCCCCAAAACCAAAGCCTCGTACTTCTTTGCCAAAACCCCAACAGCAACGAACGTGTCAGGTGCCTCAAGCAACCTCACCAGTCACCTCTCAACCTATACCTGAAAACCCTCACAAGAACGGTGCAGAAGTCAATGTATCTTCTAGAAGTGAAGACgataataatgaagtaaaattatCACAGCAATCTTCTGAAGACTATTCTTATGAAACTCCAGCTAATAATCAGTCAGAGGTCAAAGAGCAACCTAAACAACCAGCTTATTTACGAAATCAAGCACAACCCATTGGTGATCTAATACGCCAGGCGTCCGTAAGAGGTATCAATCCACTTGTCAGAAACCAAAGACGTATATCCTTGATAAGTGATGGAATTCAGATGAACACACAAACCCCAGGAGGAGCATCACAAGAGGATGACAAAATAAATGGAGAATCAAGCATTACAGAGATCAAACCAAGAGTACCAGTGCAAATGTCCTTGCAAGGCCAAAATCGCATTATCATCAGAATAAGAACACAGAGTTTTCGCCTCATATCTCTGAAGAAGGACTGTATGATATTCCACGCCATCAGCCAAAATTTGAAGCCACCCACCACCAAGCTTTTGGACGTGATTGTTTCAGTTCAGATAGTAGCACTTTTGCAAAAACGGAGAACCAAGACCGCATTATAGAGAAGCTGGGCACCCGGCCCAGGCCTCCAAAGCCGGCAAGGCGTAAGGCACAAGTAAAGCAGGTACCTCAAGATAAAATGAATGACTTACACTCTGGTGAAGGGCCAAGCTCATCGTCTGCATTTGTCACCAATGAAAATTGTAATATCACTTCCAAATTAGGTGGTTCATTAGAATCAAGGGAAGAGCTCTCTAAGGCAGACATTTCACACTCTAGAGATACATTGCAACAACCAAGAAGAGTTCAAAACACGACAGGAACAACCATACTCGATCCTTTTAGAGATTTAGATCCATTTCCTCCTTTGATTCCAGGCAGTGTTCAAAGTGATATATCATTCACAGACAACAATACAATTACAACATCATTCCTAAATACAAATGATGACTGCGTGACCACCTCACAAACCAACACCCAGTCtcaggaaagggaggagggacaCCTCCAAACTCCTATCAAACCTGTTCATGCCACCCATGTTTTACTGCAACCAGTAAAATCACGTGTCCCAAGTACTACTGAGGCCACACCTACCAAGAATCAGAGTAGTTCTACCAATGTTGACTTAGGAAATTCAATTTTAGATGCCCTTGATTTTGCTGTTTCTCCGCAATTACCACAACTACCAAAAGACCGCAATTACTCTCGATGCCACTCAGAAGAAACACTTCTTGATTATTCATACAACACCCTTGGAAGATACCTTGAGTCTACAGGCAGTCAATTTGATGTTATCACTGAATTCGATCCTCTTTCATCACAAAAATCTTCGGGAAGCACacttaatgaaaatgatattgtCTGTCCTAACGTTTTAGAGGAAAGTGGAAGCAACATTACTCTCATTGCCAATGAAGAGGAAACGAAAATAGATGAATCATATTATGCAGTTCcaagaaaactgaaatggaaatctCCCAATACAAGTGATGAAAAACAGAACCCACCTCAAGAGGAGGTGAAAGACAGAAGGATTATTGAAAATCCAGACATTTTTtacgaaaacacaaaaactgacacTCTTGACGACATTTATGATAAAGACGGTTATGTTGCATCGCCTTACCATATCTATGCCGAGGTAGGAACCCGCTCTTCTGTCGCATCTTCTTCAGGGTCTGTTACCTCCTGGCCTTCTGAAGCTAGTAGGCATCCCTCCTCTCCTTGTCCGACCACCCCTTCAACAGCTGGAGTATCAAGCCAAGATTCTTGTGGACCTTGGGGCTCCAGCTACGAAGAGAGTGAAGATGAAGTTGCTGATGATATTGGTAGATCATCTTTCTACCGCAACAACTATAGTAATCAGGTAACACTGAGATGTAATTGGTTTTCATTAAGACggtaatatctttccaagatCACATTCGAGTAagtaatcaaacaaaatcttagtCGTTTGGCAATAGTCTGCTACTTACAAGTTGTTTTTACTATTAACCGTACGAATAAATACTCATGCTCCTAAGGATTATACAGTCAGCACTTTTCACACTTGGgttttccaaacacacacacacacacacatttataatatatatatatatatatatatatatatatatatatatatatatatatatatatatatatatatatatatatatatatatatatatatatattatatatatatatatatatatatatatatatatatatatatatatatatatatatatatatatatatatatatatatatatatatatatatatatatatatatatatatgtctgtgtgtgcgtacgtgtgtgtatgtctgtctgtctatttttgTACATCTGTCTGTAAGTGAACAACacttatacaatttatatactaTACGACATAAGTTcggtcattcctctctctctctctctctcttcaaaggtaATGGCATGAAATCGGAACTGATACAGTGAATCGGAATGATTTGCAGAGCAATGTCAAGCCAAGACGAGATTAGTAACTGACATTCCAAAGTCTAGAATCTGGCCAATATATTAGGAATAAACGCGAAAAGGAAATATAGCAGGAAATTTAGCTGCGGCGTTTCTAGGAATATCAGAACTCGTAGCCAAGTTCTTCGTCAAGTTatcaaaaaacttaaaatttactAAAGTATGCAGATTTGTGTTGGTATTACTTAAAACTGGAGGTGATCCGACACTTGTGCAGCAAAGACAGCTAACTGCTTCACTTTGACATGTCTGTTGACAAATGTCGATCTAGCTGT
Coding sequences within it:
- the LOC136840944 gene encoding LOW QUALITY PROTEIN: uncharacterized protein (The sequence of the model RefSeq protein was modified relative to this genomic sequence to represent the inferred CDS: deleted 2 bases in 1 codon), which produces MRTTGLRVAPSTRALESLDGEVTPSLSQTIHLTIDHSANITNGEHPNATFAVISQSLPPREGLANELARLTHRFSLCDLESIKTPVNTPPPKPPRTFKHGDTVQAEKETKKRSVSHPGPPITPTALYELKKLDRKASIRSDPGEVSPPRPISCPPNHHTDHSKSCVTKPRSSTLSSTQSSPPALDRTRSVSTAIGKSQMAWQSLRRRIFSEDVPPVPSTPPQPIPNSNSIFYPPLPSPPDSGPSTHASSPSTPTAVRPKVTQPSTQLNFNARQSGQTKRPQSNATPPIPTRPRQPTTNPSPVAGASGITTSQNGSHARAISAPETSRNSSVSDRGPITTISEFENTCKQVFHFQRNARDLMEQNQYNKAALKYQMALGLIDKVLKTRVLSITPHEPTRQRLFHLQEAVFSSRKESLNGFTDAQAAVDLPQELSTTAPPPGAPPSYQDVLREDRRRVRGTPPPVPVRPPTLNASTPGSGVLPRPSQSQPQHRSQQQPQQQRGHPKPHQSRVQLPPRPRPATLSQPPAPSHSQPSTQPRKMLATQSLQPQTKPQMCSPSNNQSQPQCQPEEHSRGHTPASSQPQKPSQTGMPPHGYASLNNQPETQPSAQSQPGSHLRHLPHPKTPPKPKPRTSLPKPQQQRTCQVPQATSPVTSQPIPENPHKNGAEVNVSSRSEDDNNEVKLSQQSSEDYSYETPANNQSEVKEQPKQPAYLRNQAQPIGDLIRQASVRGINPLVRNQRRISLISDGIQMNTQTPGGASQEDDKINGESSITEIKPRVPVQMSLQGQNRIIIRIRTQSFRLISLKKDCMIFHAISQNLKPPTTKLLDVIVSVQIVALLQKRRTKTALEKLGTRPRPPKPARRKAQVKQVPQDKMNDLHSGEGPSSSSAFVTNENCNITSKLGGSLESREELSKADISHSRDTLQQPRRVQNTTGTTILDPFRDLDPFPPLIPGSVQSDISFTDNNTITTSFLNTNDDCVTTSQTNTQSQEREEGHLQTPIKPVHATHVLLQPVKSRVPSTTEATPTKNQSSSTNVDLGNSILDALDFAVSPQLPQLPKDRNYSRCHSEETLLDYSYNTLGRYLESTGSQFDVITEFDPLSSQKSSGSTLNENDIVCPNVLEESGSNITLIANEEETKIDESYYAVPRKLKWKSPNTSDEKQNPPQEEVKDRRIIENPDIFYENTKTDTLDDIYDKDGYVASPYHIYAEVGTRSSVASSSGSVTSWPSEASRHPSSPCPTTPSTAGVSSQDSCGPWGSSYEESEDEVADDIGRSSFYRNNYSNQGSINSLSSSPLPHPVPEGFPGASSSTDSTRELLRIREGVKIFFIYADGVITSPWNRPFLSVSKDASNPTHGSGVLLRVGRSLWSCELISKSTLVFKSDASTYVFKETNNKPECIAVAVRVPSTVRKVQHELLSKIMKDCTRLEEERPSGITKSVSKGAASAAEKVNKIVENKEADFNQAFVRRNSIRALKGMSKRLNSLAEKTGSTLPELPEEYASLRDAASTLKISRSARTVQYI